The genomic DNA GAGGACGAGATGTACCTGGAAAAGTGTCTTGAAACTGGTGCTGCACTGAGCTCCTTGGGTTTGTGTTTAAGGGACCCAGTATAGCAGAGGCCTCGTTAATAGGGTCTAGAGACGCGAAGAACTGGCCGGCGGAAGGCTGCAAGTTGGGGAGATGAACCCCAGTTTGGCGGCTCGTAGTTAATAAGGAGGTCAGATCTGCGAGCACAGGAACAAGGAGAGCTCTGTTATACCGCGGTCGAGACCGACAACCCGGAATGACTCGGAGCGGGTGCCCGGTCGGAGGGTCTCGGGGGGCCACCAAGCAGCCATCTCCCGCCCCCAGGGGCTCTCCTCGGGAGAGGCGACCCTGCCCCGGCAGCGAGACATCCTCCGACATATTTACTCCCTTGGTCAGGATGTTTACAGGCCGCGAGGAGAGATGGATTGAAGAGAAACAATCACACGGGCTGTGTCCTAGGAGGCAGAAATCCCCGGCCGTTCCGGGAAGTGCGGAGCTCTCCGCTCGCTACTTTCACGCTACCGCTATTTTCCCCGGGGCGTAAGCCCTGAGCCCCGGCTCTGCCGTGCGGAGGCCGGAACGGAggtggcggggggggggggggggtggtcaGTGAGAGCTGTTAGAAACTTTGAtctataacttttttttttttaataattcttttctCGCCTAGATCGAAAAGTTTTCAACTCGCGGGTGTAGTCGCTAATCACAGTACAAGTAACAGAGCATCGAGAGCGTTAGCAGGGAAAGCGGATAAACCAATTTCTCTACCTCTCAGCGTGTTGCCTTCCTTGACTTTGGGGTCAAACTCCGCCGATAAAATGCGGTCGATGCCGAATTTCAGGTCCTTGCTGGCGGGCGCCGGCGCCGAGCCGTGCGTGTGGCCGCCGGGCAgccgggcgggggccggggcgcCTCCgcctcctgccgccgccgccgccgccgctgggGACCGGTGCTGCGGGGGGCGGTGGTGGTGGGAGTGGTAGGCGGTGGAGAGCGGCGAGAGGCGCGGCGGGAATGCGGCGGCGGGGGCGTCGGGGGCCACGACGGGCGTGGGCCGGAGCGGCGAGGCCGTGGCGTGGAAGGGACCACCGTGGTGCACGGCTCCCAGCGTGGCCGGCATACCGGTGCCGGGCCCTCCGGGCAGGCTGTCGGCGGCTCCGGCCGCCGCCTCGCCGCCGGCGTGGAGGATGTCGGCGATGCAGAAGGACGGCTTCTTCGCCGCCGCGGCGTCCAGAGGGAAGCAGCCGCCGGCCGCCGGCCCCGATGCAGAGCAATACGCCGCTGACCACAAGCTGAAGTTGGAGGCGTAGAAAGGAGCCAGCCCGGCCGTGTACATCCTGCCCGAGGAGGGGACGCGCCGCTCCGCAGCTCAGCTCCCGGGTGCGCGCCGCGGAGCTGCCCGCGGCCTCGGGCGCATGGGGAGGGATGGCAGGGCGAGAGGCGGCTGGTGGAGCACTTCTCGGAGGGGCAAGGAGAGAGAGCCAACCACCAAAAAATGacgaaaagaaaaaattaaccccgaaaattaaaaagaagtccCCAGAACCCACAGCCAGACGAAGAAAGCGAGCGGGCGAGGAGCAGAGCGgcgcaaacaaaacaaacccaaaccaaaccccttTTCCTCGcactgggggaagaaaaaaacatccacCCCTCCACAAAACTTTCTCTGGCAGCGAGCAGCCCTCGCTCCCTCCCCACGCCCAATCCGCGAtccgcggggccgggcagcaCCGCCCGCCGACACGCCCACGCAGGGCCGGGGCTGGGTTCGGCCACCGCGCCCACAGCGCCCGCTGCGTGGCCCCGAACACGCGATTCGGAGCGGTTTGCCCCACAAAGTACACCCTAACACACGCCTATACCCCCTTAAATTGCGCTCTCGACTTTGAAAAACcgcttttccccttcccccccaGAAAATACAGCGCAAAATCGCCGTGCTTGCTGCCACCGCGATTTCCAAACGTTTGAAAGAAACGCGAGGGGAAATTCTTGGCTATCGGAAGCAGGTCTGTTCTCTTGGAAATAATTCTCAAGGACATGTGTTTTCTTCCCGGATAAATGAGCCTGGGATAGTCTGGAAGAGAAGGAGTCCATGCTGATGCATgcaatatatgtatttatgaGAGCTCCCAGATATTCTGGGCCCAGGACACCTTGGATCCTGCATTAGTAGCGATTAATTACCTAGTATTATTTTGACGACAGTGTAATTTTAGGATAGATTTTTGTCAGGCTCTCCATCCCGGTGACTGCATCTGCTTGCAGAccaattttactttaaaattacttaataatttctcagacatttgACGACAGAACtatccacattttttttccagtacaCCAGAATCACATGCTATATTCACTGCAATGATTTAGGGACAAATCTATGAAAGCATCTTTGGCGcactttttcccctcccctctaACATCACATTTGTCCCGACCTTACTCTGAAAATCaactatttctttatttttagttttcgtATGAGTAAAGCAGTCGCTGTCGTTTTGAGCAGCCTGCCGGGTCAGACGATTGTAAgtttgctttgattttgtttcagaaatatcatattattttttttccaaagcgtTTCCCAAATTCTGACGGTTTTGGGGGAACCGCCAGAAAGGCGAACTATTTTTCTTTCGCCAGGTATGAGGATGTAGCTTCTGTGGGAATATTGAAACCACCTGCGAGCGAGAGTGAACGTGTTCCTTAGCCATAACCGCGTGCTATAACGGATAAAGGTGAGTTTGGCTCCCCGGGAAAAGCCAGGCACttctttgctttggtttggttctCGTTAACGAGACAAAACCGAAAAATGAAGATGGGCTGTCTTGCCAAGATGTGTCCGAAACCCGAAGGAGGCGAAAGAAAATGTTGATTATGTCTCAACTTTTCCCGCCCCGACATCGGAAAGCCCCTTTTCCTTACATCTCTCCCCCATTCTCCCTCACGGCAGCTGACCCCAGCACTATCCTCTAGCTCTCAATCCGAATCGAACGACTTCGGTTCCACCCATGTTCCCACCGCCGGCCAGAGCCACCGCGCCAGCCCGCCCGAGGGACAGGCAACGAAGTGTGCCTTGGGTGCTGCATCCCGGCCTCAGACCGTCTCGTTAAATTATTGCTGCAATTACCACTGCTACCCGGGAGCGTTGGACCAGCCCGTGCCTGTTCACCAGGCAGTCaaggcaaaggagaaaaaaaaaccaaaaaaccaaacgcGGTGtctttgttgttgctgttggggttttttttggtgtttgttttgttttggtttggtttggttttttttttttggtgtgtgttttcttttaggAGCTGATTTCAAAACTCCTCTCGCCTCGCTGCCGTGCAGGGCCCGTGGGATGAGCAGCACCAGGGGGACGGGCCCGTTTGCGGGCACGGCCGCGGCTCCGCTGCCTCGGTGCCGCCGGAGGCCGGGATCCCGCTGTCATCCGGCGAGCACTAAAataacacaaaaggaaaagctgaacGCCTCGCACTAAAGCCCTTCACCCCCGGGCTGCGCCTCAGGAGGGCGAGGGAACCGGGGAGTCCTGGTCGAGGGGCAGGTGCTTTCCCGGGGCTCGGCTGCGCTGCGCACCCGCGCACCCTTCGCGGCCGAAACCAGGAGCACCTGCCTCACCCCCCGGTCTCTCCATCTTCCTGGGGACAAGGGTGTCCTTTCTCCCCAAAggcctcctccctgcctgcccggGGACGCGCAGGGCTGCGCGCCGCGCTGCCGGGGGAGGCAGCGGCCCCTCCTCTCCGCGCAAGGAGGGAGAAGGCTGCAGGAAACCCGGGGCTCGCTGCAGTCCAGGTCATCTCCTGTTTTTTGAGAGGTTCCAACTCGGACTAAATGAGCGGATGTGCCTGCGAGATTTGTCCCAAAATAGAAGCGGCTTTAGTATTTTAGGATACAGCAGAAATCCTTATTTCTTCCGGAGAAAAACTTCATAATGAGCGCGAGCACTTCCCTTTTC from Molothrus aeneus isolate 106 chromosome 33, BPBGC_Maene_1.0, whole genome shotgun sequence includes the following:
- the HLX gene encoding H2.0-like homeobox protein, which codes for MYTAGLAPFYASNFSLWSAAYCSASGPAAGGCFPLDAAAAKKPSFCIADILHAGGEAAAGAADSLPGGPGTGMPATLGAVHHGGPFHATASPLRPTPVVAPDAPAAAFPPRLSPLSTAYHSHHHRPPQHRSPAAAAAAAGGGGAPAPARLPGGHTHGSAPAPASKDLKFGIDRILSAEFDPKVKEGNTLRDLTSLLTTSRQTGVHLPNLQPSAGQFFASLDPINEASAILGPLNTNPRSSVQHQFQDTFPGPYAVLTKDTLPQTYKRKRSWSRAVFSNLQRKGLEKRFEIQKYVTKPDRKQLAAMLGLTDAQVKVWFQNRRMKWRHSKEAQAQKDKEPPPEPEPAAQRAGAPPAAPGEPECSPSRSDGDSDSSDAESLDMAPSDTERTEGAERSLPAAGLGKSSGSTGLPSPPPAAASPEPRSGL